In Halarcobacter bivalviorum, a genomic segment contains:
- a CDS encoding radical SAM/SPASM domain-containing protein: MTNICNLKCSFCPPKLLPNETMKLEKFDKLNQELKEVTKELAYHVVGDPLVLKNLKEYLDISLKHGLKVNLVTTANNINESFHEVLMHEAIRQINFSINSYNANSHKKSLEEYLNPIIDFTKYAIKRKQHFFINYRIWNLDESKSAKEFNAKVFNLLEQEFEVKLDLASIYKEKPKNIKLERMIFINFDEYFNWPSLENKFVSKEGTCYGLDSHFAILSSGKVVPCCLDKDAVINLGDINNSSLKEILSSKKVQEIKDGFKNGKVIEELCQKCEYRTRFDK; encoded by the coding sequence ATTACTAATATTTGTAATTTAAAATGTAGCTTCTGTCCTCCTAAACTATTACCAAATGAGACTATGAAACTTGAAAAATTTGATAAGCTAAATCAAGAGTTAAAAGAAGTAACTAAAGAGTTAGCTTATCATGTTGTAGGAGACCCTTTAGTTTTAAAAAACCTAAAAGAGTATTTAGATATTAGTTTAAAACATGGATTAAAAGTAAATCTTGTAACCACAGCAAATAATATAAATGAGAGTTTCCATGAAGTTTTAATGCATGAGGCTATAAGACAAATTAACTTTTCAATTAACTCATATAATGCAAACTCACATAAAAAATCTCTTGAAGAGTATTTAAATCCAATTATTGATTTTACTAAATATGCAATAAAAAGAAAACAACACTTTTTTATAAATTATAGAATTTGGAATTTAGATGAATCTAAAAGTGCAAAAGAGTTTAATGCTAAAGTTTTTAATCTTTTAGAACAAGAGTTTGAAGTTAAATTAGATTTAGCTTCAATTTATAAAGAAAAGCCAAAAAATATAAAGTTAGAAAGAATGATTTTTATAAACTTTGATGAATATTTTAATTGGCCAAGTTTAGAAAATAAGTTTGTTTCAAAAGAGGGAACTTGTTATGGTTTAGATTCACACTTTGCAATATTAAGCTCTGGAAAAGTCGTACCTTGCTGTTTAGATAAGGATGCTGTGATTAATTTAGGAGATATTAATAACTCTTCTTTAAAAGAGATTCTATCTTCTAAAAAAGTTCAAGAGATTAAAGATGGTTTTAAAAATGGTAAAGTAATTGAAGAACTTTGTCAAAAATGTGAATATAGAACAAGGTTTGATAAATAA
- the pyrF gene encoding orotidine-5'-phosphate decarboxylase, translating into MKLCVSLDLPSAEENLALVKQIKDYDVWLKVGFRSFIRDGKAFLESLKAINPNFKIFLDLKLYDIPNTMADAAEEIASFGGLVDMFNVHASAGKRAMKEVMDRIKDVPNKPLVIAVTALTSFDNDEFKAVYNEDIETKATKLAVDTYESGVDGVVCSAFESLDIKKNTSNNFITLCPGIRPFGEEAGDQKRVADIAFSKENLVDFIVVGRPIYKAENPKEVVDNILNNI; encoded by the coding sequence ATGAAATTATGTGTTTCTCTTGATTTGCCAAGTGCTGAAGAAAACTTAGCATTAGTAAAACAGATTAAAGATTATGATGTTTGGTTAAAAGTAGGATTTAGAAGTTTTATTAGAGATGGGAAAGCTTTTTTAGAAAGTCTAAAAGCTATTAATCCTAACTTTAAAATCTTTTTAGATTTAAAACTTTATGATATTCCAAATACTATGGCTGATGCAGCTGAAGAGATTGCTTCTTTTGGTGGACTTGTTGATATGTTTAATGTTCATGCAAGTGCAGGTAAAAGAGCTATGAAAGAGGTTATGGATAGAATTAAAGATGTTCCAAATAAACCTTTAGTTATTGCAGTTACTGCTCTTACTTCATTTGATAATGATGAATTTAAAGCAGTTTATAATGAAGATATAGAAACAAAAGCAACAAAATTAGCAGTAGATACTTATGAATCTGGTGTAGATGGTGTTGTTTGTTCAGCTTTTGAAAGTTTAGATATTAAAAAGAATACTTCAAATAACTTTATTACTTTATGTCCTGGAATTAGACCTTTTGGTGAAGAGGCAGGAGATCAAAAAAGAGTTGCTGATATTGCTTTTTCTAAGGAGAACTTAGTAGACTTTATTGTAGTTGGAAGACCAATTTACAAAGCTGAAAATCCAAAAGAAGTGGTAGATAATATTTTAAATAACATTTAG
- the kdsA gene encoding 3-deoxy-8-phosphooctulonate synthase — MKILTGPCVLEDRDTVLKIAEKLLPLSEDKRVDFYFKASFDKANRTSLSSYRGPGLEEGLKLFSEIKEQFGYKLVSDIHESNQAKPASEVLDVLQIPAFLCRQTDLLVEAAKTNCKINIKKGQFLAADAMKHPVEKVLQTRGVDEVSYINSQEAGVWLCERGNTFGYGALVVDMRNLILMREYAPVIFDATHSVQIPSTGGTTGGNSEFVPYMARAAASVGVDGFFFETHTNPKVAKSDGPNMLQVDKLYKTIEEIFAIKEALQSL; from the coding sequence ATGAAAATATTAACTGGACCATGTGTTTTAGAAGATAGAGATACAGTATTAAAAATTGCAGAAAAACTATTACCCCTAAGTGAAGATAAAAGAGTAGATTTTTATTTTAAAGCCTCTTTTGATAAGGCTAATAGAACAAGTTTAAGTTCATATAGAGGCCCAGGTTTAGAAGAGGGTTTAAAACTATTTTCTGAGATAAAAGAGCAGTTTGGATATAAACTTGTAAGTGATATTCATGAATCAAATCAAGCAAAACCAGCAAGTGAAGTTTTAGATGTATTACAAATTCCTGCATTTTTATGTAGACAAACAGACCTTCTAGTAGAAGCTGCAAAGACTAATTGTAAAATAAATATTAAAAAGGGTCAATTTTTAGCAGCTGATGCTATGAAACATCCTGTAGAGAAAGTTTTACAAACTAGAGGAGTTGATGAGGTAAGTTATATTAACTCTCAAGAAGCAGGTGTTTGGCTTTGTGAAAGAGGAAATACCTTTGGATATGGAGCTTTAGTTGTAGATATGAGAAACTTAATTCTTATGAGAGAGTATGCTCCTGTGATTTTTGATGCAACACACTCTGTTCAAATTCCTAGTACGGGTGGAACAACAGGTGGAAATTCAGAATTTGTTCCTTATATGGCAAGAGCTGCTGCTTCTGTTGGAGTTGATGGATTCTTCTTTGAAACACATACAAACCCAAAAGTAGCAAAAAGTGATGGTCCAAATATGCTTCAAGTAGATAAATTATATAAAACAATTGAAGAGATATTTGCTATAAAAGAAGCACTTCAAAGCCTTTAA
- a CDS encoding FMN-binding glutamate synthase family protein, translated as MDILNELFLYIEIIILVILIIILAWYVHDKYVQRDHQLLVNYPIIGRLRYLLEEAREPFRQYFGDEKFYESKDKLDWVYKASRDLPNYASFSPSQPLPKPKFMLRHATIVLNEDEVDTDFSVTFGLNRNKPYKAKSIIARSAMSDGSISPEGTRAFVRGSFMGDFPINSGEGGLTSNFFVTHQNYDEKYMEIVHGTAFQKRVKNIVLKLFNGALAADVYRKLVFKDNPEAETYVFDARTQVFHRPNWNAPLEFFPKEVPEDMPDIILQVSSGLYSVRTKDGKFDPERYQKVMRFCRMTEIKIAQGAKQTGGKLIADKVSPAIAYYRNVEAHKDLFSPNRFPYANTIEELFDFIGQMQELSEKPVGVKIVISDYENIVPFAKEIKKRIEAGSSAYPDFISIDGGSGGSATAPIEMMERIGLNIRDSIYLVNKVLEDHGVRQKVKLVASGKLLTPDDIIVIMALGADFVQIARGFMMSAGCIRARYCSGTTGHDCPVGLATQNKEKRKKYFVHKQAKKVRDYHKNLLKSVRGLLAVMGLKNIKELDKHKIMFLDRNSKVHDNIDDVFGRILDIGKDKGDKFHES; from the coding sequence ATGGATATACTAAATGAGTTATTTTTATATATAGAAATTATTATTTTAGTTATTCTAATAATAATTCTAGCTTGGTATGTACATGATAAATATGTACAAAGAGATCATCAGTTACTTGTAAATTATCCTATTATAGGAAGACTTAGATACCTATTAGAAGAGGCAAGAGAACCTTTCAGACAATATTTTGGAGATGAAAAATTTTATGAATCTAAAGATAAATTAGATTGGGTTTATAAAGCTTCAAGAGACTTACCAAATTATGCCTCTTTCTCTCCTTCTCAACCCTTACCTAAACCAAAATTTATGTTAAGACACGCAACTATTGTTTTAAATGAAGATGAAGTTGATACAGATTTTTCTGTAACTTTTGGTTTAAATAGAAATAAACCTTATAAAGCAAAATCAATTATTGCAAGATCAGCAATGAGTGATGGTTCTATTTCTCCTGAAGGGACAAGAGCTTTTGTAAGAGGTTCATTTATGGGAGATTTCCCAATAAACTCAGGAGAGGGTGGATTAACTTCAAACTTTTTTGTTACTCATCAAAATTATGATGAAAAGTATATGGAAATAGTTCATGGAACTGCTTTTCAAAAAAGAGTTAAAAATATTGTATTAAAACTTTTTAATGGAGCTTTAGCTGCTGATGTTTATAGAAAGTTAGTATTTAAAGATAATCCAGAAGCAGAAACTTATGTTTTTGATGCAAGAACACAAGTTTTTCACAGACCTAATTGGAATGCTCCTTTAGAGTTTTTCCCTAAAGAAGTTCCTGAAGATATGCCTGATATTATTTTACAAGTTAGTTCAGGACTTTATTCTGTAAGAACAAAAGATGGTAAGTTTGACCCAGAAAGATATCAAAAAGTTATGCGTTTTTGTAGGATGACTGAGATAAAAATTGCACAAGGTGCAAAACAAACAGGTGGGAAACTTATTGCAGATAAAGTAAGCCCTGCAATCGCTTATTATAGAAATGTAGAAGCACATAAAGACTTATTCTCTCCAAATAGATTTCCTTATGCAAATACAATAGAAGAGTTATTCGATTTTATAGGGCAAATGCAAGAGTTATCAGAGAAACCAGTTGGTGTTAAAATAGTTATCTCTGATTATGAAAATATTGTTCCCTTTGCAAAAGAGATTAAAAAAAGAATAGAGGCTGGAAGTAGTGCATATCCTGATTTTATCTCTATAGATGGAGGAAGTGGCGGAAGTGCTACTGCTCCAATTGAAATGATGGAAAGAATAGGTCTTAATATTAGAGATTCTATTTATTTAGTAAATAAAGTTTTAGAAGACCACGGAGTAAGACAAAAGGTTAAGTTAGTAGCTAGTGGCAAACTATTAACCCCTGATGACATTATTGTAATTATGGCTTTAGGTGCAGATTTTGTACAAATTGCAAGAGGTTTTATGATGAGTGCCGGGTGTATTCGTGCAAGATATTGTTCTGGAACTACAGGACATGATTGTCCAGTTGGACTTGCAACTCAAAATAAAGAGAAAAGAAAAAAATATTTTGTACATAAACAAGCAAAAAAAGTAAGGGATTATCATAAAAATCTTTTAAAAAGTGTGAGAGGTTTATTAGCTGTAATGGGATTAAAAAACATAAAAGAGTTAGATAAACATAAAATCATGTTCTTAGATAGAAACTCAAAAGTACATGATAATATAGATGATGTTTTTGGACGAATTTTAGATATTGGAAAAGATAAAGGGGATAAGTTTCATGAATCTTGA
- a CDS encoding PAS domain-containing sensor histidine kinase, with amino-acid sequence MNDFTTNNLNAILEASFSLSNQAIYLLNIEGKVLYANNTALETLGYTQEEIIKLNVWEIDVNINTKERYLQAVENFQIKGPDGQPNTLETYHRKKNGKIFPVEVVSKFTKINGENYLFSFVRDITSRLRRTEEINLYFDLINSSRDMIFVVDHETECFAFANETACDTLGYTLAELKKKQVSEIRKPMESSGNITISEVLKKIKKEHTLTTFGIYITKDKRKIPVETSLHLKEYQGKFFVTAISRDISERLEIEGKKEDLNSKLKNYNKTLEKEISKVRKDLIDYENIMKRQSKMAAMGEMLENIAHQWRQPLSAVSVLSTGMILQNEQDLLNKDLLDAGLNDINEQVQYLSKTIDDFRNFFKPNKQKNRFHLKNVIKTSIKLSKARYTKKHIDFVTNIEDMELFTYENELLQVLLNIISNAKDELIKKEGKKFIIIDTHSDSDYLYIKIKDNAGGIDKYIVDRIFEPYFTTKHNSQGTGIGLYMSKNIVKHMNGQISVENVNVEYNSSIYLGACFEIKLPFVQNR; translated from the coding sequence ATGAACGATTTTACTACTAATAATTTAAATGCTATTTTAGAAGCTTCTTTCTCTTTATCAAATCAAGCAATTTACCTATTAAATATAGAAGGTAAAGTTTTATATGCAAATAATACTGCACTTGAAACTTTAGGTTATACACAAGAAGAAATCATAAAATTAAATGTTTGGGAAATTGATGTTAATATAAATACAAAAGAGAGATACTTACAAGCAGTTGAAAACTTTCAAATAAAAGGTCCTGATGGGCAACCAAATACTTTAGAAACTTACCATAGAAAAAAGAATGGAAAGATTTTTCCTGTTGAAGTTGTCTCTAAATTTACTAAGATAAATGGTGAAAATTATCTTTTCTCCTTTGTAAGAGATATTACAAGTAGACTAAGAAGAACTGAAGAGATAAATTTATATTTTGATTTAATTAACTCTTCAAGGGATATGATTTTTGTAGTTGACCATGAAACAGAGTGTTTTGCCTTTGCAAATGAAACAGCTTGTGATACTTTGGGTTATACCTTAGCAGAACTTAAAAAGAAACAAGTTTCAGAGATTAGAAAACCAATGGAAAGCTCTGGAAATATTACTATTTCTGAAGTTCTTAAAAAGATAAAAAAAGAACATACTTTAACAACTTTTGGTATTTATATAACAAAAGATAAAAGAAAAATTCCAGTAGAGACTTCACTTCATTTAAAAGAGTATCAAGGAAAGTTTTTTGTTACTGCAATTTCAAGAGATATTTCAGAAAGACTTGAAATAGAGGGTAAAAAAGAGGATTTAAACTCAAAACTTAAAAATTATAATAAAACTTTAGAAAAAGAGATTAGTAAAGTAAGAAAAGATTTAATTGATTATGAAAACATAATGAAAAGACAATCTAAAATGGCTGCAATGGGAGAAATGCTTGAAAACATAGCACACCAATGGAGACAACCTCTTTCTGCTGTTTCAGTTCTTTCTACTGGGATGATATTGCAAAATGAACAAGACCTTCTAAATAAAGATTTATTAGATGCTGGTTTAAATGATATAAATGAGCAAGTACAATATCTATCTAAAACAATCGATGATTTTAGAAATTTCTTTAAGCCAAATAAACAAAAAAACAGATTTCATTTAAAAAATGTAATTAAAACTTCAATAAAACTTTCAAAAGCAAGATATACAAAAAAACATATTGATTTTGTCACAAATATTGAGGATATGGAACTTTTTACTTATGAAAATGAGCTTTTACAAGTTTTATTAAATATTATTTCAAATGCAAAAGATGAATTAATAAAAAAAGAGGGTAAAAAATTTATTATTATTGATACTCACTCTGATTCAGATTATTTATATATTAAAATAAAAGATAATGCAGGTGGAATTGATAAATATATTGTTGATAGAATTTTTGAACCATATTTTACTACAAAACATAATTCTCAAGGAACAGGAATAGGTCTTTATATGTCAAAGAATATAGTAAAACATATGAATGGTCAGATAAGTGTAGAAAATGTTAATGTTGAGTATAATAGTTCTATATATTTAGGTGCATGTTTTGAAATAAAACTACCTTTTGTACAAAATAGATAA
- the ribH gene encoding 6,7-dimethyl-8-ribityllumazine synthase: protein MKIIEGKLRLKGDEKIAIINGRFNHIITDRLVEGAKDAFLRHGGNEENLDLILVPGAFEIPFALEKALETGKYDAVCCVGAVIRGATPHFDYISAEATKGIATVTLKYGKPVSNGVLTTDTIEQAIERAGSKVGNKGAEAMVTIIEMLDLYSEMGK from the coding sequence ATGAAAATTATTGAAGGTAAATTAAGATTAAAAGGTGATGAAAAAATCGCTATTATCAATGGAAGATTCAACCATATTATTACTGATAGATTAGTAGAAGGTGCAAAAGATGCATTTTTAAGACATGGTGGAAATGAAGAGAATTTAGATTTAATTTTAGTTCCAGGTGCTTTTGAAATTCCTTTTGCCCTAGAAAAAGCTTTAGAAACTGGTAAATATGATGCAGTTTGTTGTGTTGGTGCAGTAATTAGAGGTGCAACTCCACACTTTGATTATATCTCTGCTGAAGCAACAAAAGGTATTGCAACAGTTACTTTAAAATATGGAAAACCAGTATCAAATGGTGTTTTAACTACTGATACAATCGAGCAAGCAATTGAAAGAGCTGGTTCAAAAGTAGGAAATAAAGGTGCAGAAGCAATGGTTACAATTATTGAGATGTTAGACCTTTATTCAGAGATGGGGAAATAA
- a CDS encoding potassium channel family protein has protein sequence MKNSSLFIVLQRMRKPVLVLIITYTIAIIGLLIIDGVDNDGKPYQMTIFDAFYFVTYTATTIGFGETPYTFTYAQRMWVSASIYITVLGWFYAVGTLVSLLQDKLFIREIKRTKFKKQVSSIKEKFIIILGYNQITNEIVNRAIEQGIRAVIIEKDETKANEAILENFTPTVPVLVADAHSAWAIEHAGIKSKYCKGLVSLFEDDSLNLRIALTSKLLNSHVKLVVKSTTKNHSDNLKDLDVEIIANPFSIISSEISMALTAPNLLKLEKWIYKIDNLNASLPSFPKGKYIICGYGRMGQHIYKRLKYYDLEVEFVEIDRSKASTFASDNYMHITYGNADDKNLLQDLGIDNAVAIISATNDDTTNLSVLATAKKLNPKIMTIARENEMDDFSIFQNAKIDHSFMPSRILINKTTNALINPLSDKFIRLMSKKDDAWASKLVKTLTSKIDESPLLYELTIDKKSAPMIYEAIDSKKDINLEIFTRSLYNKDKENNIIPLLLKRNDNYILLPTLDEKVGKLDSILFACDENAKSDIEYISQNIYEFHYALTGKEKRTIFKKDI, from the coding sequence TTGAAAAATAGTTCACTATTTATAGTTTTACAAAGAATGAGAAAACCAGTACTGGTTTTAATAATTACTTATACTATTGCAATAATAGGCTTATTGATTATTGATGGAGTTGATAATGATGGTAAGCCTTATCAAATGACTATTTTTGATGCTTTTTATTTTGTTACATATACTGCAACAACAATAGGATTTGGAGAAACACCTTATACTTTTACTTATGCTCAAAGAATGTGGGTTAGTGCTTCTATTTATATTACTGTTTTAGGCTGGTTTTATGCTGTAGGTACTTTAGTTTCTTTACTTCAAGATAAACTATTTATAAGAGAGATAAAAAGAACAAAGTTTAAAAAACAAGTTAGTTCTATAAAAGAGAAGTTTATTATTATCTTAGGTTATAACCAAATTACAAATGAGATTGTAAATAGAGCTATAGAACAAGGAATTAGAGCAGTAATTATTGAAAAAGATGAGACAAAAGCAAATGAAGCTATCTTGGAAAATTTTACTCCAACAGTTCCTGTTTTAGTGGCAGATGCACATTCTGCTTGGGCGATAGAGCATGCAGGAATTAAGAGCAAATATTGTAAAGGTTTAGTATCTTTATTTGAAGATGACTCTTTAAACTTGCGAATAGCTCTAACTTCTAAACTTTTAAATTCCCATGTAAAATTAGTAGTAAAATCAACAACTAAAAATCATTCAGATAATTTAAAAGATTTAGATGTAGAAATTATTGCAAATCCATTTTCTATAATCTCAAGTGAAATATCTATGGCTTTAACAGCACCAAATCTTTTAAAACTTGAAAAATGGATTTATAAAATTGATAATCTAAATGCAAGTTTACCATCTTTTCCAAAAGGTAAATATATCATTTGTGGATATGGAAGAATGGGACAACATATTTATAAAAGATTAAAATATTATGATTTAGAAGTAGAATTTGTAGAGATAGATAGAAGTAAAGCTAGTACTTTTGCCAGTGATAACTATATGCATATTACTTATGGAAATGCAGATGATAAAAATCTTTTACAAGATTTAGGTATAGATAATGCAGTGGCAATTATTTCAGCAACAAATGATGATACAACTAATCTTTCTGTTTTAGCAACAGCAAAAAAATTAAATCCAAAAATTATGACAATAGCGAGAGAAAATGAGATGGATGATTTTTCTATCTTTCAAAATGCTAAAATAGACCATAGTTTTATGCCTTCAAGGATTTTAATTAATAAAACAACAAATGCTTTAATAAATCCCTTATCAGATAAGTTTATTAGGCTTATGTCTAAAAAAGATGATGCTTGGGCTTCAAAATTAGTAAAAACTCTAACTTCTAAAATAGATGAATCTCCTTTATTATATGAATTAACAATTGATAAAAAGAGTGCCCCAATGATTTATGAAGCAATAGATAGTAAAAAAGATATAAATTTAGAAATATTTACTAGGTCTTTATATAATAAAGATAAAGAAAACAATATAATACCACTTCTATTAAAAAGAAATGATAATTATATTTTACTACCAACTTTAGATGAGAAAGTAGGTAAACTAGATTCAATATTATTTGCATGTGATGAAAATGCAAAAAGTGATATAGAGTATATTTCACAAAATATTTATGAGTTTCATTATGCATTAACAGGTAAAGAAAAAAGAACGATATTTAAAAAGGATATTTAA
- a CDS encoding EI24 domain-containing protein, which yields MIEGKMIAISVKDFFTKPMLKIAFLPLIITMFVLLVLFYSAADYGFDSLQVYIETTQNGQEVTIDPNAPFYYIWATTVIAFLFQYSVTSWLVGFLFYTIGTVFVMMFSVFTTIIIIGFLTPFILDIIQKRHYPEIKTNGFGNILSPLWVLLKSTIIMVVMFFLFMPLYFIPFINILAFNLPLYYFFHKLLNYDIASTILTKDEYAVIHSRKAAAFRGRTLFLYILSMIPFITLFTAVFYIIYLGHGYFQELKKIRSLEDSIINSSDKKQIEK from the coding sequence ATGATTGAAGGAAAAATGATAGCAATAAGTGTTAAGGATTTTTTTACAAAGCCTATGCTTAAGATTGCTTTTTTACCACTTATAATTACAATGTTTGTTTTATTAGTACTATTTTATAGTGCTGCTGATTATGGTTTTGATTCTTTACAAGTTTATATTGAGACAACTCAAAATGGACAAGAAGTAACAATTGACCCTAATGCTCCTTTTTATTATATTTGGGCAACAACTGTAATTGCATTTTTATTTCAATACTCTGTTACTTCTTGGTTAGTTGGATTTTTATTTTATACTATAGGTACAGTTTTTGTAATGATGTTCTCTGTTTTTACAACAATTATTATTATTGGATTTTTAACACCTTTTATTTTAGATATTATTCAAAAAAGACACTATCCTGAGATAAAAACAAATGGCTTTGGAAATATTTTAAGTCCTCTTTGGGTTTTACTTAAAAGTACTATTATTATGGTAGTTATGTTTTTTCTTTTTATGCCTTTATATTTTATTCCTTTTATTAATATCTTAGCTTTTAATTTACCACTATACTACTTTTTTCACAAACTATTAAATTATGATATAGCTTCAACAATTCTTACTAAAGATGAGTATGCCGTAATACATTCAAGAAAAGCAGCAGCTTTTAGAGGAAGAACACTTTTCTTATATATCTTATCAATGATTCCTTTTATAACTCTGTTTACAGCAGTATTTTATATTATCTATTTAGGACATGGATATTTTCAAGAGTTAAAGAAAATTAGAAGTTTAGAGGATAGTATAATAAATAGTAGTGATAAAAAACAGATAGAGAAATAG
- the nusB gene encoding transcription antitermination factor NusB produces the protein MATRTQARESVIGLLYAYDLGNEGIVKFVDEILEEKKIRNKQKDFALDLFNGVVDNITEIDEEIISHLKQGGIKDTGSVEKSILRLAIYEIKFKKLDKAIVINEAIELSKKLASDSAPKFVNGLLDKINKA, from the coding sequence TTGGCTACAAGAACACAAGCAAGAGAATCAGTTATAGGGTTACTTTATGCATATGACCTTGGAAATGAAGGTATTGTAAAGTTTGTTGATGAAATTTTAGAAGAAAAAAAGATTAGAAATAAGCAAAAAGATTTTGCTTTAGATTTATTCAATGGTGTAGTAGATAATATTACAGAGATTGATGAAGAGATTATCTCTCACTTAAAACAAGGTGGAATCAAAGACACTGGAAGTGTAGAAAAATCAATTCTTAGACTTGCTATTTATGAAATAAAATTTAAAAAACTTGATAAAGCAATTGTGATCAATGAAGCAATTGAATTATCAAAAAAATTAGCTTCTGATTCAGCACCTAAATTTGTAAATGGTCTATTAGATAAAATCAACAAGGCATAA
- a CDS encoding DMT family transporter → MTNNVSLGIKYMLFASFMFACMGAFAKELSDTMSSIEVVFFRNVFGVVLILISIYKTPLVQKGGKPWLLIFRGAIGFSALLFFFYNIANISLAEAMTFSKTSTIFTAIFAFIFVKERLNFKGWLGVFVGFIGILFITGFDGSGLDKTDWLGILSGVGAALAYTSIRELRKYYDSRTIVLSFMLIGTIGPMILMAISEVYVNEKYDFIFGKFIMPQTEDWIYIILLGLVSTAAQIYMTKAYSVAKAGIIGTISYSNIAFSILIGILLGDNFPDIWIILGIILIVFSGVLVSSKKD, encoded by the coding sequence ATGACAAATAATGTCTCTTTGGGGATAAAATATATGCTTTTTGCCTCTTTTATGTTTGCTTGTATGGGAGCATTCGCAAAAGAGTTAAGTGATACAATGAGTTCAATAGAAGTTGTATTTTTTAGAAATGTTTTTGGAGTAGTATTAATACTTATTTCTATCTATAAAACTCCCCTTGTTCAAAAAGGTGGAAAACCTTGGTTATTAATTTTTAGAGGTGCAATTGGATTTTCAGCTTTACTTTTTTTCTTTTATAATATTGCAAATATCTCTTTAGCTGAAGCTATGACCTTTTCTAAAACCTCTACTATTTTTACTGCAATTTTTGCTTTTATTTTTGTAAAAGAGAGGCTTAACTTTAAAGGTTGGCTTGGAGTTTTTGTAGGTTTTATTGGAATTTTATTTATTACAGGTTTCGATGGAAGTGGTTTAGATAAAACAGATTGGTTAGGAATTTTATCAGGAGTAGGAGCTGCTTTAGCATATACTTCAATTAGAGAGCTTAGAAAATATTATGATAGTAGAACAATTGTTTTATCTTTTATGTTAATTGGAACTATAGGACCAATGATATTAATGGCTATTTCAGAAGTTTATGTAAATGAAAAATATGATTTTATTTTTGGAAAATTTATTATGCCTCAAACTGAGGATTGGATTTATATAATACTTTTAGGTTTAGTTTCAACTGCTGCTCAAATTTATATGACTAAAGCTTATTCTGTTGCAAAAGCAGGAATAATTGGTACAATATCTTATTCAAATATTGCCTTTAGTATTTTAATTGGAATACTTTTAGGTGATAATTTTCCTGATATTTGGATTATATTAGGTATAATTTTAATCGTATTTAGTGGAGTTTTAGTCTCTTCAAAAAAGGATTAG
- a CDS encoding DUF6394 family protein — translation MNLDKVISGFFIILAMTLNFGFFYGDMDSLVSHSKYELMAAIIVNLIATTLKLGDKTQMGSVLLATSLVADIQLIAAATVWTIAAYAYTIDQEITSIIISLSGGALLANLVSVALYIGDTLKSKR, via the coding sequence ATGAATCTTGATAAGGTAATTTCTGGTTTTTTTATAATTTTAGCAATGACGCTAAACTTTGGTTTTTTTTATGGAGATATGGACTCTTTAGTATCTCATAGTAAATATGAATTAATGGCAGCTATTATTGTAAACCTAATTGCAACAACTTTAAAGCTTGGGGATAAAACTCAAATGGGTTCTGTTCTTTTAGCAACATCTTTAGTTGCTGATATTCAATTAATAGCAGCTGCAACAGTATGGACAATAGCAGCTTATGCTTATACGATTGACCAAGAGATTACAAGTATTATTATCTCTTTATCAGGTGGAGCACTATTAGCTAATCTTGTTTCAGTAGCACTTTATATTGGTGATACTTTAAAATCAAAGCGTTAA